From one Populus alba chromosome 17, ASM523922v2, whole genome shotgun sequence genomic stretch:
- the LOC118034584 gene encoding peroxidase 51: MERGYMLLLVVLIIAMGRGEGQLAENFYSSSCPNVEGIVRQAVSTKFGQTFTTIPATLRLFFHDCFSQGCDASTMVSSPNGDAEKDAPDNLSLAGDGFDTVVKAKQAVEAACPKVVSCADILALAARDVVVLAGGPSFNVELGRRDGMVSQASLVKGNLPEPDFTLSQLNAMFAKNNLNQIDMIALSGAHTLGFSHCNRFANRLYSFSSSSPVDPSLNAEYAQQLMNACPRNVDPSIAIDMDPVTPRTFDNVYFQNLVSGKGLFTSDEVLFSDPASQPTVNDFAKNSGDFNGAFATAMRKLGRVGVKTGSQGRIRTDCTVINS, translated from the exons ATGGAGAGAGGTTATATGCTTCTGCTGGTGGTCTTGATCATTGCCATGGGAAGGGGAGAGGGACAACTAGCGGAAAACTTCTACAGCTCTAGTTGTCCTAACGTGGAAGGTATAGTGAGGCAGGCTGTTTCCACAAAGTTCGGGCAGACATTCACTACAATCCCAGCAACTCTTCGTCTGTTTTTTCATGACTGCTTTT CCCAA GGTTGTGATGCTTCCACCATGGTTTCCTCACCAAATGGAGACGCAGAGAAGGACGCTCCAGACAATCTTTCTCTAGCAGGAGATGGATTTGATACCGTAGTGAAGGCAAAACAAGCAGTGGAAGCAGCTTGCCCCAAAGTAGTCTCCTGTGCAGACATTTTAGCTTTAGCTGCTAGGGATGTTGTTGTCCTG GCTGGAGGTCCTTCATTCAACGTAGAACTAGGACGTCGTGATGGCATGGTTTCTCAAGCATCACTTGTGAAAGGAAATTTACCAGAGCCCGACTTCACTCTTTCTCAACTTAACGCTATGTTTGCTAAAAACAACCTTAACCAGATTGATATGATTGCCCTATCAGGAGCCCACACACTAGGCTTCTCCCACTGCAACCGCTTTGCGAATAGACTCTACTCTTTTTCCTCATCCTCTCCCGTTGACCCTTCTCTAAACGCAGAGTATGCCCAGCAGTTGATGAATGCCTGTCCTAGAAATGTAGACCCCAGCATAGCCATTGACATGGACCCTGTAACCCCACGAACCTTTGACAACGTGTACTTCCAAAATCTGGTTTCTGGTAAAGGATTGTTCACTTCGGATGAGGTGCTGTTTAGCGATCCAGCTTCTCAGCCAACTGTCAATGATTTTGCTAAGAACTCGGGCGATTTTAATGGAGCTTTTGCGACTGCTATGAGAAAGCTTGGAAGGGTGGGAGTTAAGACAGGTAGCCAGGGAAGGATCAGGACAGACTGTACAGTCATTAATTCTTGA
- the LOC118034589 gene encoding uncharacterized protein — MSDWGPVFVAVVLFILLTPGLLIQMPGHQRYIEFGNFKTSGVSILVHSILYFALICIFLLAVGVHMYVGS, encoded by the coding sequence ATGTCGGATTGGGGGCCGGTATTTGTGGCGGTGGTGCTATTTATACTCTTAACACCAGGTTTGCTGATTCAGATGCCGGGTCATCAGCGATACATAGAATTTGGCAACTTCAAGACTAGCGGCGTTTCCATACTGGTTCACTCCATCCTCTACTTCGCTCTCATTtgcatcttcttgcttgctgtTGGTGTCCACATGTATGTTGGTTCATAG
- the LOC118034591 gene encoding uncharacterized protein, translating to MADWGPVLIGVVLFVLLTPGLLFQLPGNSKQVEFGSLKTNGMAVAVHTLIFFAVYAVLILAVHVHIYTG from the coding sequence ATGGCAGACTGGGGGCCAGTGTTAATAGGGGTGGTGCTGTTTGTGTTGCTTACACCAGGTCTTTTGTTTCAGTTACCAGGTAACAGCAAACAAGTGGAGTTTGGGAGTTTGAAGACGAATGGCATGGCTGTAGCTGTGCATACTCTCATCTTTTTCGCTGTCTATGCTGTTCTCATCTTGGCTGTTCATGTTCACATCTATACTGGCTGA
- the LOC118034590 gene encoding uncharacterized protein: protein MSADWGPVVVAVVLFIVLSPGLLFQLPARTRVVEFGNMYTSGISILVHAVIYFCIITILIIAIGVHIHAN, encoded by the coding sequence ATGAGTGCCGATTGGGGACCAGTTGTTGTTGCGGTGGTTTTGTTCATTGTCCTGTCACCAGGGCTATTGTTCCAGCTACCAGCAAGAACAAGAGTAGTAGAATTTGGGAACATGTACACAAGTGGGATTTCAATTCTAGTTCATGCTGTTATATACTTTTGCATAATCACCATCCTGATCATCGCAATAGGTGTTCACATACATGCCAACTGA